Proteins from one Nakamurella multipartita DSM 44233 genomic window:
- the recN gene encoding DNA repair protein RecN — MLQELRIADLGVIDEALIEPDRGFTVVTGETGAGKTMVVTALGLIGGRRGDASKVRAGAERATVEVRWSPPDGESESPAQELVSSVGGRFDEDGTLIAARSVGTDGRSRAHVGGRSVPLATLAELAEPLIAVHGQSEAISLLRPGPQRAVLDRFAGLTAQVGRYRELRSRWHRMAADLADRRARARERAQREQLLRIGLAEIEAAAPVPGEDRDLVEEVRRLQNLDGLRAAAAGAHESLTGSEDAAAAPAALALVHGAQHLLDTAEDPRLAELGGQLQQAALVLADVGSELSVFLSGLDDEPGRLTQVLERQATLRALTRRYGDDVDAVCAWARSAGQELLELDSSDDRLARMQADLDEVRGELGRLAARLSGERSAAAERLGRLVTAELASLAMARATVRVRVSQQAADPHDPQAVPVDHSWLLAGPDGVDQVEIVMVAHAGAPELPIAKGASGGELSRVMLALEVVLADSDPVSTMVFDEVDAGVGGRAATEIGERLAALARTHQVIVVTHLAQVAAHADRHYIVDADSSGRIGTSNVRLVTGRERERELARMLGGTNGPAARAHARDLLAAAKGATGTTPLRRAG, encoded by the coding sequence ATGTTGCAAGAGCTGCGGATTGCCGACCTCGGGGTGATCGACGAGGCGTTGATCGAGCCCGATCGTGGCTTCACCGTCGTGACCGGTGAGACGGGTGCGGGCAAGACGATGGTGGTCACCGCGCTCGGCCTGATCGGCGGGCGCCGGGGTGACGCCAGCAAGGTCCGGGCCGGGGCCGAGCGGGCCACCGTCGAGGTCCGCTGGTCGCCGCCCGACGGCGAGAGCGAGTCTCCCGCCCAGGAACTGGTGTCCTCGGTCGGCGGCCGCTTCGACGAGGACGGCACGCTGATCGCCGCCCGTTCCGTGGGCACCGACGGCCGATCCCGCGCGCACGTCGGCGGCCGGTCCGTGCCGCTGGCCACGCTGGCCGAGCTGGCCGAGCCGCTCATCGCCGTGCACGGCCAGTCCGAGGCCATCTCGTTGCTGCGACCGGGCCCGCAGCGGGCCGTCCTGGACCGCTTCGCCGGGCTCACCGCGCAGGTCGGTCGGTATCGCGAGCTACGCAGCCGCTGGCACCGGATGGCCGCCGATCTGGCCGACCGGCGGGCCCGGGCCCGGGAGCGGGCCCAGCGCGAGCAGCTGTTGCGCATCGGCCTGGCCGAGATCGAGGCGGCCGCGCCGGTGCCCGGCGAGGATCGGGACCTGGTCGAGGAGGTGCGCCGGCTGCAGAACCTGGACGGGCTGCGGGCGGCGGCGGCGGGTGCTCACGAGTCGCTGACCGGGTCGGAGGACGCGGCCGCCGCACCGGCCGCGCTGGCCCTGGTGCACGGCGCCCAGCATCTGCTGGACACGGCGGAGGATCCGCGGTTGGCCGAACTGGGTGGTCAGCTGCAGCAGGCCGCGCTGGTCCTGGCCGATGTCGGATCCGAGCTGTCAGTCTTCCTCTCCGGGCTGGACGACGAGCCGGGCCGGCTGACCCAGGTGCTCGAGCGGCAGGCGACCCTGCGGGCGCTGACCCGCCGCTACGGCGACGACGTCGACGCCGTCTGCGCCTGGGCTCGGTCGGCCGGCCAGGAGCTGCTCGAGCTGGATTCCTCCGACGACCGGCTGGCCCGGATGCAGGCCGACCTCGACGAGGTGCGCGGCGAGTTGGGCCGGTTGGCCGCGCGGCTGTCCGGCGAGCGGTCCGCGGCGGCCGAGCGGCTGGGTCGCCTGGTCACGGCCGAGCTGGCCTCCCTGGCCATGGCCCGGGCCACCGTCCGGGTGCGGGTCAGCCAGCAGGCGGCCGACCCGCACGACCCGCAGGCGGTGCCGGTCGACCACAGCTGGCTGCTGGCCGGCCCAGACGGGGTGGACCAGGTGGAGATCGTCATGGTCGCGCACGCCGGTGCCCCCGAACTGCCGATCGCCAAGGGCGCCTCGGGTGGCGAGCTGTCCCGGGTGATGCTGGCCCTGGAGGTGGTGCTGGCCGACTCCGATCCGGTCTCGACCATGGTCTTCGACGAGGTCGACGCCGGGGTCGGCGGCCGGGCCGCGACCGAGATCGGGGAGCGGCTGGCCGCGCTGGCCCGGACCCACCAGGTCATCGTCGTGACCCACCTGGCTCAGGTGGCCGCCCACGCCGATCGTCACTACATCGTCGACGCCGACTCCTCCGGCCGGATCGGCACCTCGAACGTGCGGCTGGTCACCGGACGCGAACGCGAACGGGAGCTGGCCCGGATGCTGGGCGGGACGAACGGCCCCGCCGCCCGGGCGCACGCCCGGGACCTGCTCGCCGCGGCCAAGGGTGCGACCGGCACCACCCCCTTGCGCCGGGCGGGCTGA
- a CDS encoding pentapeptide repeat-containing protein: MPETGSRRRAEDIGETWPDLPEWATPDALDADARRDLRGLSKDGAAWVAAHLVAAGTLADEDPEAAWAHARAARARGGRIAVVRETVGLVAYRAGEWAEAIGELRAARRMGGGPGHLAVLADCERALGHPEKAIELARSEQAAALDEEATIELATVVAGARADLGQLDAGLAHLEQFGPDKLGHHPRLAYAYADLLDRAGRESDALTWFIRAANADADEDTDAQDRVEALAASVGAAVVPAAAAAVPENGTDQAADADADSESVGPEHAESEADESEADASEVDASGTDASGTDASGTDVSGTDVSGTDVSGTDASETGEAEVDGAGADEAGADQPAAPPAMFTEVEPERAPLPALSEDMTALLFSDEPPAGDR, from the coding sequence GTGCCCGAGACCGGCTCCCGTCGCCGGGCTGAAGACATCGGCGAAACCTGGCCCGACCTGCCCGAATGGGCGACCCCGGATGCCCTGGACGCCGACGCGCGGCGCGACCTGCGTGGCCTGAGCAAGGACGGCGCCGCCTGGGTCGCCGCCCATCTGGTGGCCGCCGGCACCCTGGCGGACGAGGACCCGGAGGCGGCGTGGGCCCATGCCCGCGCGGCCCGGGCTCGCGGCGGCCGGATCGCGGTGGTGCGGGAGACCGTCGGCCTGGTCGCGTACCGCGCCGGTGAATGGGCCGAGGCCATCGGGGAACTGCGGGCCGCCCGCCGGATGGGTGGTGGCCCCGGTCACCTGGCCGTGCTCGCCGACTGCGAACGCGCGCTCGGACACCCGGAGAAGGCCATCGAACTGGCCCGCTCCGAGCAGGCCGCCGCGCTCGACGAGGAAGCAACGATCGAGTTGGCCACCGTCGTCGCCGGCGCCCGCGCCGATCTGGGACAGCTCGACGCCGGGCTCGCCCACCTCGAACAGTTCGGTCCGGACAAGCTCGGCCACCACCCTCGGCTCGCCTACGCCTACGCGGACCTGCTCGATCGGGCCGGCCGCGAGTCAGACGCCCTGACCTGGTTCATCCGGGCCGCCAATGCCGACGCGGACGAGGACACCGACGCCCAGGACCGGGTGGAGGCGCTCGCCGCGTCCGTGGGGGCCGCGGTCGTGCCGGCCGCCGCGGCAGCGGTGCCGGAGAACGGGACGGACCAGGCGGCGGATGCTGATGCCGACTCCGAGTCGGTAGGGCCCGAGCATGCCGAGTCCGAGGCCGATGAGTCCGAGGCCGATGCGTCCGAGGTCGATGCGTCTGGGACCGATGCGTCTGGGACCGATGCGTCTGGGACCGATGTGTCTGGGACGGATGTGTCTGGGACGGATGTGTCTGGGACCGATGCGTCCGAGACCGGTGAGGCTGAGGTCGACGGGGCTGGGGCCGATGAGGCTGGGGCCGACCAGCCCGCGGCCCCGCCCGCCATGTTCACCGAGGTCGAGCCCGAGCGCGCTCCGCTGCCGGCGCTGAGCGAGGATATGACCGCCCTGCTGTTTTCCGACGAACCGCCGGCGGGAGATCGATGA
- the dmpG gene encoding 4-hydroxy-2-oxovalerate aldolase produces the protein MTTIEQTIANSTTSDRPFVRLTDSTLRDGSHAVRHQFTTDNVTDVVTALDAAGVSVIEVTHGDGLAGSSFNYGFGKHTDAELVAAAVRAATRAKIAVLVLPGLGTVHDLKQVHSAGAQIARVATHCTEADVSVEHFTAARELGMETVGFLMLSHRIGPEQLAKQARIMADAGCQCVYVVDSAGALLPDMVRDRVQALVAELGDDAQVGFHGHQNLSLGVANSIVAYENGARQIDGTLCALGAGAGNSPTEILATVFDVMGVPTGVDAAKVLDAAEDIVKPMITRMPVADRASIVQGRYGVYNSFLLHAERAADRYGVSSHEILRKVGEAGYVGGQEDMIIDVAIGLAAQRTG, from the coding sequence ATGACCACGATCGAACAGACAATTGCAAATTCCACCACTTCGGACCGGCCGTTCGTCCGGCTGACCGACAGCACGCTGCGCGACGGGAGCCACGCCGTCCGGCACCAGTTCACGACCGACAACGTCACCGACGTGGTCACCGCACTGGATGCGGCCGGGGTCTCGGTCATCGAGGTGACCCACGGGGACGGGCTGGCCGGCTCGTCGTTCAACTACGGCTTCGGCAAGCACACCGACGCCGAGCTGGTGGCCGCCGCGGTCCGCGCCGCCACCCGGGCCAAGATCGCCGTCCTGGTGCTGCCGGGGCTGGGCACCGTGCACGACCTGAAGCAGGTGCACAGCGCCGGCGCGCAGATCGCCCGGGTCGCGACCCACTGCACCGAGGCCGACGTCTCCGTCGAGCACTTCACCGCGGCCCGCGAGCTGGGCATGGAAACCGTTGGCTTCCTGATGCTTTCGCATCGGATCGGGCCGGAGCAGCTGGCCAAGCAGGCCCGGATCATGGCCGACGCCGGCTGCCAGTGCGTGTACGTCGTCGATTCGGCCGGCGCGTTGCTGCCGGACATGGTCCGCGACCGGGTGCAGGCGCTGGTGGCCGAGCTCGGCGACGACGCGCAGGTCGGCTTCCACGGTCACCAGAACCTGTCGCTGGGCGTGGCCAACTCGATCGTCGCCTACGAGAACGGGGCCCGGCAGATCGACGGCACGCTGTGCGCGCTGGGGGCCGGTGCGGGCAACTCGCCGACCGAGATCCTGGCGACGGTCTTCGACGTCATGGGCGTGCCGACCGGGGTCGACGCGGCCAAGGTCCTGGACGCCGCCGAGGACATTGTCAAGCCGATGATCACCCGCATGCCGGTCGCCGACCGAGCCTCAATCGTGCAGGGGCGCTACGGTGTTTACAATTCATTCCTTTTGCACGCCGAACGTGCAGCGGACCGATACGGTGTGTCTTCTCACGAAATACTCCGAAAGGTCGGCGAGGCTGGTTACGTCGGCGGACAGGAGGACATGATCATCGATGTCGCCATCGGGCTCGCGGCGCAGCGAACCGGTTGA
- a CDS encoding acetaldehyde dehydrogenase (acetylating), with the protein MTSTTATAAPTTTGGRATAAIVGPGNIGTDLLVKLLRSEHIDVKYMIGVDPASDGLARARSLGVQASAGGVDWLLEQEVPDLVFEATSAKAHLANADRYAAAGITAIDLTPAAIGPFVCPAVNADVHAGAANVNMITCGGQATIPMVHAVSRVTPVPYAEIVASIASRSAGPGTRANIDEFTETTSHAIEAVGGAAKGKAIIILNPVTPPMIMRDTVFCAIGADADQDAISESIHRMVATVQQYVPGYTLRSDPQFDDPNPLWHGNGRVGIFLEVRGNGDYLPEWAGNLDIMTAAAVRAGEVIALSGTIQKAANK; encoded by the coding sequence ATGACCAGCACGACCGCCACTGCGGCGCCCACCACCACCGGTGGCCGGGCCACCGCCGCCATCGTCGGACCCGGCAACATCGGCACCGATCTGCTCGTCAAGCTGCTGCGCTCCGAGCACATCGACGTCAAGTACATGATCGGGGTCGACCCGGCCTCCGACGGTCTGGCCCGGGCCCGCTCGCTCGGCGTGCAGGCCAGTGCCGGTGGGGTGGACTGGTTGCTCGAGCAGGAGGTCCCGGACCTGGTCTTCGAAGCGACCTCGGCCAAGGCGCACCTGGCCAACGCCGACCGTTACGCCGCCGCCGGCATCACGGCCATCGACCTGACCCCGGCGGCCATCGGCCCGTTCGTCTGCCCCGCGGTCAACGCGGACGTGCACGCTGGGGCGGCCAACGTCAACATGATCACCTGTGGCGGGCAGGCCACCATCCCGATGGTGCATGCCGTCTCCCGGGTGACCCCGGTGCCGTACGCGGAGATCGTCGCCTCGATCGCCTCCCGGTCGGCCGGTCCGGGTACCCGGGCCAACATCGACGAGTTCACCGAGACCACCTCGCATGCCATCGAAGCGGTGGGCGGAGCGGCCAAGGGCAAGGCGATCATCATCCTGAACCCGGTGACGCCGCCGATGATCATGCGGGACACCGTGTTCTGCGCGATTGGCGCGGACGCCGACCAGGATGCGATCAGCGAGTCGATCCACCGGATGGTGGCGACGGTGCAGCAGTACGTGCCCGGCTACACCTTGCGCAGCGATCCGCAGTTCGACGACCCCAACCCGTTGTGGCACGGCAACGGCCGGGTGGGCATCTTCCTGGAAGTCCGCGGAAATGGCGACTACCTGCCCGAGTGGGCGGGAAATCTGGACATCATGACGGCCGCCGCGGTGCGTGCCGGAGAAGTGATCGCTCTGTCGGGAACGATTCAGAAGGCGGCTAACAAATGA
- a CDS encoding TlyA family RNA methyltransferase, which translates to MRRSRLDAELVRRGHARSRAEAAEFIAAGRVLVAGQVATKPSTAVDPAVALLVRDADLDPRWASRGAHKLIGALDAFTDVVVDGRRCLDAGASTGGFTDVLLRRGAREVVAVDVGYGLLVWALQSDERVHVHDRTNIRHLTPEAIGGPVDLVVADLSFISLTLVLPALIACAHPDADLIPMVKPQFEVGKERLGAGGVVRDRALRAEAVATVVQAAGLLGWGMAGVVASPLPGPSGNVEFFVHLRRDTAVEDPFADGRCAELIATAVGEGPA; encoded by the coding sequence GTGCGTAGGAGCCGGCTGGACGCGGAACTGGTGCGGCGCGGCCACGCCCGTTCCCGCGCCGAGGCCGCCGAATTCATCGCCGCCGGCCGGGTGCTGGTCGCCGGTCAGGTCGCCACCAAGCCGTCCACCGCGGTCGACCCGGCGGTCGCGCTGCTCGTTCGTGACGCCGATCTGGACCCGCGGTGGGCCTCCCGGGGTGCGCACAAGCTCATCGGTGCGCTGGACGCGTTCACCGACGTCGTCGTCGACGGTCGGCGCTGCCTGGACGCCGGGGCCTCCACCGGCGGCTTCACCGACGTGCTGCTGCGGCGCGGAGCCCGTGAGGTGGTCGCCGTCGACGTCGGCTACGGGCTGCTGGTCTGGGCCCTGCAGAGCGATGAGCGGGTGCACGTGCACGACCGCACCAACATCCGTCACCTCACCCCCGAGGCCATCGGCGGCCCGGTCGACCTGGTGGTGGCCGACCTGTCCTTCATCTCGCTGACCCTGGTGCTGCCCGCGCTGATCGCCTGCGCGCACCCGGACGCCGACCTGATCCCCATGGTCAAGCCGCAGTTCGAGGTCGGCAAGGAGCGGCTCGGTGCCGGCGGAGTCGTCCGCGATCGGGCGCTGCGCGCGGAGGCGGTGGCGACGGTCGTGCAGGCGGCTGGTCTACTGGGGTGGGGCATGGCCGGCGTGGTCGCCTCGCCGCTGCCCGGACCGAGCGGGAATGTGGAGTTCTTCGTGCATCTGCGACGCGACACGGCGGTCGAGGATCCGTTCGCCGACGGCCGCTGCGCCGAGCTGATCGCGACGGCAGTGGGGGAGGGACCGGCATGA
- a CDS encoding putative hemolysin produces the protein MCRFQADDEAKSRIYVDLTTLSSTEPTLAGLAYLSKVPMPASTGGGNPATGYCSKELNGSSTFGGGVSASGGGWVAQQDPDDVVVSLCVFPDGSFIDEWGLAYHSAGEVRGQDLTTVMRYQPSGSLPPVFPSGSAQPTS, from the coding sequence ATGTGCCGGTTCCAGGCCGACGACGAGGCCAAGTCCCGGATCTATGTCGACCTGACCACGCTGTCCTCGACCGAACCGACGCTGGCCGGGCTGGCCTACCTGTCCAAGGTGCCGATGCCCGCATCCACCGGGGGCGGGAACCCGGCCACCGGCTACTGCAGCAAGGAGCTGAACGGTTCGTCCACCTTCGGCGGTGGCGTGAGCGCGTCCGGCGGCGGATGGGTCGCCCAGCAGGACCCGGACGACGTGGTCGTTTCTTTGTGTGTGTTCCCGGACGGCTCGTTCATCGACGAGTGGGGACTGGCCTACCACTCGGCCGGTGAGGTGCGCGGGCAGGACCTGACCACGGTGATGCGCTACCAACCGTCCGGATCGTTGCCGCCGGTATTCCCGTCCGGCTCCGCGCAGCCGACGTCCTAG
- a CDS encoding NAD kinase, with amino-acid sequence MTQRRMLLVAHTGRPDVDITARKVAATLAEAGIDLLASTDESRELGLNRFEPTDDDEGAAGSVEMVLAIGGDGTLLRAAERARPLSAPILGINLGRVGFLTEVDVDHVDAALQAIVDQRYRVSSRMTVQVRVEHEGQYIAGGWALNEISVEKVTRERILDVVVEVDGHGVSAYGCDGVLCATPTGSTAYTFSAGGPVLWPGVDALLVAPSNAHALFARSLVVSPESTVTVHIDPAGPSAILVCDGRRTQEIPPGSRAHICKGEKPVTLVRLGDQTFTDRLVRKFKLPVHGWRDQRH; translated from the coding sequence ATGACGCAACGGCGGATGCTGCTGGTCGCCCACACCGGGCGCCCCGATGTCGACATCACTGCGCGCAAAGTCGCGGCCACCCTGGCCGAGGCCGGGATCGACCTGCTCGCCTCGACCGACGAGAGCCGCGAGCTGGGTCTGAACCGCTTCGAGCCGACCGACGACGACGAGGGCGCCGCCGGCTCCGTGGAGATGGTGCTGGCGATCGGCGGCGACGGCACGCTGCTGCGGGCCGCAGAACGGGCCCGCCCGCTGTCCGCGCCGATCCTGGGCATCAACCTGGGCCGGGTCGGGTTCCTGACCGAGGTCGACGTGGACCATGTCGACGCCGCCCTGCAGGCCATCGTCGACCAGCGCTACCGGGTGTCCTCGCGGATGACCGTCCAGGTGCGGGTCGAACACGAGGGGCAATACATCGCCGGCGGCTGGGCGCTGAACGAGATCAGCGTCGAGAAGGTCACCCGGGAGCGGATTCTCGACGTCGTCGTGGAGGTCGACGGGCACGGGGTCTCGGCCTACGGCTGCGACGGCGTGCTGTGCGCGACGCCGACCGGGTCCACCGCCTACACCTTCTCCGCCGGCGGTCCGGTGCTCTGGCCCGGGGTGGACGCACTGCTGGTCGCCCCGTCCAACGCGCACGCCCTGTTCGCCCGCTCGCTGGTGGTCTCGCCGGAATCGACGGTCACCGTGCACATCGACCCGGCCGGTCCCAGCGCGATCCTGGTCTGCGACGGGCGCCGTACCCAGGAGATTCCCCCCGGTTCCCGCGCCCACATCTGCAAGGGCGAGAAGCCGGTCACCCTGGTCCGGCTGGGCGATCAAACCTTCACCGACCGGCTCGTCCGCAAGTTCAAGCTGCCCGTGCACGGTTGGCGCGACCAGCGGCACTGA
- the ppdK gene encoding pyruvate, phosphate dikinase: MTKYVYDFTEGDKDQKDLLGGKGANLAEMTKLGLPVPPGFTITTEACREYLSIGTEPGDLRVQVTMALRHLEDKTGRRLGDRHDPLLVSVRSGAKFSMPGMMETVLNIGLNDASVKGMAEESGDERFAWDSYRRLLQMFGKTVLDIPGEVFADALDKAKATRGLANDLELGVEDLKELVTEFKGFIVEHSGVDFPQHPREQLDMAIRAVFNSWNTDRARLYRRRERISQDLGTAVNICTMVFGNLGETSGTGVAFTRDPASGKTGAYGDYLPNAQGEDVVAGIRNTLSLDDLKNLDPDSHRQLLRVMRRLETHYRDLCDIEFTIERGKLWMLQTRVGKRTPAAAFRIAAQLVDENLITMDEALARVTGAQLALLMFPQFDRSAERVLLTKGMAASPGAAVGRAVFDSPTAQEWAARGEQVVLVRRETNPDDLGGMIAANGILTQRGGKTSHAAVVARGMGKTCVCGAEQLDIDVVAKRLTLGSTTISEGDEISIDGTTGEVFAGAMPVVPSPVATYIENGLESALADADAETADLVKAVDRVLSHADAVRRLAVRANADTHEDAARARSLGAQGIGLCRTEHMFLGDRRSLIERVILAHSGDERDAALEALLPLQREDFRELLRAMDGLPVTIRLLDPPLHEFLPDRTELAVKVAVAEATGQTGDAVEADRKLLHAVERMHESNPMLGLRGVRLGLVVPGLFGLQVRAIAEAACDLVLDGHDPRVEIMVPLVGSVRELHIIRDEAEAILAEVTQARGVVLGASAPRGQHSLSVPIGTMVELPRAALTAHRIADEADFFSFGTNDLTQTTWGFSRDDVEAELFVKYLEKGVFTISPFETIDADGVGRLVEIAVKEGRATKPGIKLGVCGEHGGDPESIHFFHNAGLDYVSCSPFRVPVARLEAGRASVI; encoded by the coding sequence TTGACCAAGTACGTGTACGACTTCACCGAGGGCGACAAGGATCAGAAGGACCTGCTCGGCGGCAAGGGCGCGAACCTCGCCGAGATGACCAAGCTCGGCCTGCCGGTACCCCCCGGCTTCACCATCACCACCGAGGCCTGTCGCGAGTACCTCTCGATCGGCACCGAGCCCGGTGATCTGCGGGTGCAGGTCACCATGGCGCTGCGTCACCTGGAGGACAAGACCGGTCGCCGGCTGGGCGACCGGCACGATCCGCTGCTGGTCAGCGTCCGGTCCGGGGCGAAGTTCTCCATGCCCGGCATGATGGAGACCGTCCTGAACATCGGCCTCAACGACGCCAGCGTCAAGGGCATGGCCGAGGAGTCCGGCGACGAGCGGTTCGCCTGGGACTCCTACCGCCGGCTGCTGCAGATGTTCGGCAAGACCGTGCTCGACATTCCCGGTGAGGTGTTCGCGGACGCCCTGGACAAGGCCAAGGCGACCCGCGGGCTGGCCAACGACCTCGAGCTCGGCGTCGAGGATCTCAAGGAACTGGTCACCGAGTTCAAGGGCTTCATCGTCGAGCACTCCGGTGTCGATTTCCCGCAGCATCCGCGCGAGCAGCTGGACATGGCCATCCGCGCGGTCTTCAACTCCTGGAACACCGACCGGGCGCGGCTCTACCGGCGCCGGGAGCGGATCTCGCAGGACCTGGGCACCGCCGTCAACATCTGCACCATGGTCTTCGGCAACCTGGGCGAGACCAGCGGCACCGGCGTCGCGTTCACCCGTGACCCGGCGTCCGGCAAGACCGGCGCCTACGGCGACTACCTGCCCAACGCGCAGGGCGAGGACGTCGTGGCCGGCATCCGCAACACGCTGTCGCTGGACGACCTGAAGAACCTCGATCCCGACTCGCACCGCCAGCTGCTGCGGGTGATGCGCCGGCTGGAGACCCACTACCGGGACCTGTGCGACATCGAGTTCACCATCGAGCGCGGCAAGCTGTGGATGCTGCAGACCCGGGTCGGCAAGCGCACCCCGGCCGCGGCGTTCCGGATCGCCGCGCAGCTGGTCGACGAGAACCTGATCACCATGGACGAGGCGCTGGCCCGGGTGACCGGCGCCCAGCTCGCGCTGCTGATGTTCCCGCAGTTCGACCGGTCCGCCGAGCGCGTGCTGCTGACCAAGGGCATGGCCGCCTCGCCCGGCGCCGCGGTCGGCCGGGCGGTCTTCGACTCGCCGACCGCCCAGGAGTGGGCGGCCCGCGGCGAGCAGGTCGTCCTGGTCCGTCGGGAGACCAACCCGGACGACCTGGGCGGCATGATCGCGGCCAACGGCATCCTCACCCAGCGGGGCGGCAAGACCTCCCACGCCGCGGTCGTGGCTCGCGGCATGGGCAAGACCTGTGTCTGCGGGGCCGAGCAGCTCGACATCGACGTGGTCGCCAAGCGGCTGACCCTGGGCTCGACGACCATCAGCGAGGGCGACGAGATCAGCATCGACGGCACCACGGGCGAAGTGTTCGCCGGTGCGATGCCGGTGGTGCCCTCGCCGGTGGCGACCTACATCGAGAACGGCCTGGAGTCGGCCCTGGCCGACGCCGACGCCGAGACCGCCGACCTGGTCAAGGCGGTGGACCGGGTGCTCTCGCACGCCGACGCGGTCCGCCGGCTGGCCGTGCGGGCCAACGCCGACACCCACGAGGATGCGGCCCGGGCCCGTTCGCTGGGGGCTCAGGGCATCGGCCTGTGCCGGACCGAACACATGTTCCTGGGCGATCGCCGGTCGTTGATCGAGCGCGTCATCCTGGCCCACTCCGGCGACGAGCGCGACGCCGCCCTCGAGGCGTTGCTTCCGTTGCAGCGCGAGGACTTCCGGGAGCTGCTGCGGGCCATGGACGGGCTGCCGGTCACCATCCGGCTGCTCGACCCGCCGCTGCACGAATTCCTGCCCGACCGCACCGAGCTCGCGGTCAAGGTGGCGGTGGCCGAGGCCACCGGGCAGACCGGCGACGCGGTCGAGGCCGACCGCAAGCTGTTGCACGCGGTCGAGCGGATGCACGAATCCAACCCGATGCTGGGTCTGCGCGGCGTCCGGCTCGGACTGGTCGTGCCCGGCCTGTTCGGCCTGCAGGTCCGCGCGATCGCCGAAGCGGCGTGCGACCTGGTGCTGGACGGGCACGACCCCCGGGTCGAGATCATGGTGCCGCTGGTCGGGTCGGTCCGCGAGCTGCACATCATCCGGGACGAGGCCGAGGCGATCCTGGCCGAGGTGACCCAGGCCCGCGGCGTGGTGCTGGGCGCGTCCGCCCCGCGTGGCCAGCACAGCCTGTCCGTCCCGATCGGCACGATGGTCGAACTGCCGCGGGCCGCGCTCACCGCGCACCGCATCGCCGACGAGGCCGACTTCTTCTCCTTCGGCACCAACGACCTGACCCAGACCACCTGGGGCTTCTCCCGGGACGACGTCGAGGCCGAGCTGTTCGTCAAGTACCTGGAGAAGGGCGTGTTCACCATCTCCCCGTTCGAGACGATCGACGCGGACGGCGTCGGCCGGCTCGTGGAGATCGCGGTGAAGGAAGGCCGCGCGACCAAGCCGGGCATCAAACTCGGGGTCTGCGGCGAGCACGGTGGTGACCCCGAGTCGATCCACTTCTTCCACAACGCCGGCCTGGACTACGTCTCCTGCTCGCCGTTCCGGGTGCCCGTCGCCCGGCTGGAGGCCGGCCGCGCCTCAGTGATCTGA
- a CDS encoding HAD-IIA family hydrolase codes for MTILAQAHDALLLDLDGTVYLGGQPIDHVAPALVRAGVLGARSVFVTNNASRPPAEVAAALTSMGVAAEADDVLTSPQAAAVMLADRHPAGAKVLVIGAPWLEESVRQAGLQPVRLAEDEPVAVVQGHSPDTGWRNLAEGCIALRAGADWVACNVDSTLPTDRGMLPGNGSMVAALVAATGLHPRVAGKPERPLLDAAVRLVGSTRPLVVGDRLDTDIACAVGASTPSLMVLTGVSTASDLLAADPGQRPTYVAFDMRGLVEEDRAVRIPGPGSPRSSREWTVGTDSSGLVLSSAADAEPSSEPGPAAVSDGAALRALALLTAAAWASGLTAVRPHDALAAAALTRCGIPIRPTQSGQRAFTDSLD; via the coding sequence ATGACCATCCTGGCGCAGGCCCACGATGCACTGCTGCTCGACCTGGACGGCACCGTGTACCTGGGCGGGCAGCCCATCGACCACGTGGCTCCGGCGCTGGTCCGGGCCGGGGTGCTCGGGGCGCGGTCCGTCTTCGTCACCAACAACGCCTCCCGCCCGCCGGCCGAGGTGGCGGCCGCGCTGACCTCGATGGGCGTTGCCGCCGAGGCCGACGACGTGTTGACCTCCCCGCAGGCGGCCGCCGTCATGCTCGCCGACCGGCATCCGGCCGGCGCGAAGGTGCTGGTCATCGGGGCGCCCTGGCTGGAGGAGTCGGTCCGGCAGGCCGGTCTGCAACCGGTCCGGCTGGCCGAGGACGAGCCGGTGGCCGTGGTGCAGGGCCATTCGCCCGACACCGGTTGGCGCAACCTGGCCGAGGGGTGCATCGCGTTGCGGGCCGGGGCCGATTGGGTCGCCTGCAACGTGGACAGCACCCTGCCGACGGACCGGGGCATGCTCCCCGGCAACGGCTCGATGGTGGCCGCCCTGGTCGCGGCCACCGGCCTGCACCCGCGGGTGGCCGGCAAGCCCGAACGCCCGCTGCTCGACGCCGCCGTCCGGCTCGTTGGCAGCACCCGCCCGCTGGTCGTCGGGGACCGGCTGGACACCGACATCGCCTGCGCGGTGGGCGCGTCCACGCCGAGCCTGATGGTGCTCACCGGCGTCTCGACCGCCTCCGACCTGCTCGCCGCCGACCCCGGCCAGCGGCCGACCTACGTGGCCTTCGACATGCGCGGGTTGGTCGAGGAGGACCGGGCGGTCCGCATTCCCGGCCCGGGATCACCCCGGAGCAGCCGGGAGTGGACGGTCGGCACCGACTCCTCCGGTCTGGTCCTCAGCTCGGCCGCAGACGCCGAACCCAGCTCGGAACCGGGCCCCGCGGCCGTCTCCGACGGTGCCGCCCTGCGGGCCCTGGCGCTGCTCACGGCAGCCGCCTGGGCGTCCGGCCTCACCGCCGTCCGGCCGCACGACGCGCTCGCCGCGGCCGCACTGACCCGGTGCGGCATCCCGATTCGACCGACCCAATCTGGCCAGCGGGCATTCACCGACTCGCTCGACTGA